The halophilic archaeon DL31 region CTTCTGGACTGCGTCCTGCAGGTCGTCCTTGTCGTCTGCTCGAACGGTGACAAAGAGTGCCTGCCCAAAGACGTTCGCCCCATTCTCGACGGCTTTGTAGGTCAGTGCGGCTTCGTTGGCGCGTTCCTGAAGGTAGGAACTACGGATACTCTGTTCAAGATCGGCGTCGACTTGAAGATCGTCAGCCAAATCTTGGAGTTCGTTCCGAGCTCGTTGTTGATTCTTCGGCGTGATATGGGTCGTCAGATCGAATTCGACGTCAGTTAGCTCGAAGAGATCACTGAGATATCCGTCGCTCGGATAATCAGGGTAGTCAGCGATGTAGAGTGTCGACGTCCACTGCTCACCGACGTGAGCGGCTCGTGTGTCCCATTCGATGGCTGCGGGTGCGGTCACCGTTTTGTGGGACTCAGAGATATCATCGAGCAGCTGGCCCTCGGCCTGACCCTGTTCAAGCGTCTCCTCGTCGAGGAGGTCTGTGAAGTCGACCTCCGGTTCGTCGTCCGTATTGCGCCTCTCCCAGAGAATTTTCCCGGCGACGCCGATACCGACGATCAACACAAGGTAGATGGCAGCACCCTCAGTCGACGTTGGATTCAGGAGATACTCATGTAGTACGCTGTCTGGTCCGTCTCGCTGTTCGCCGTCGGCGACCCTGCAGACGACGCCGTCGGCGACGAATCGGAGTCGCCCCAACCGGACATATCTTCGATCGTGGCAAACTGCATCCCGCCGCAGTCGTTACACGGCGGGTTATTGCGCTGGTGGATCCGACCGCACTGTTTGCACGCCCACTGGACGTCGGCCATCGAGTCAATCACAAACTCATCCGCCGCCAGTTCCGCAAAGCGCTCACCCCCGCAATCCCGACA contains the following coding sequences:
- a CDS encoding hypothetical protein (KEGG: hma:rrnAC1395 hypothetical protein) — protein: MGWICASCGTEHTQNDPPCRDCGGERFAELAADEFVIDSMADVQWACKQCGRIHQRNNPPCNDCGGMQFATIEDMSGWGDSDSSPTASSAGSPTANSETDQTAYYMSIS